One window from the genome of Salvia miltiorrhiza cultivar Shanhuang (shh) chromosome 7, IMPLAD_Smil_shh, whole genome shotgun sequence encodes:
- the LOC130993048 gene encoding cold and drought-regulated protein CORA-like: MAFDHLTDAGLKIKAVAVRLKRAWTKRRKDRGDGGDGGGGEDGGGGADIDGNSGGGLEAGGHGDHNGGGHHDGGGYHGGGGYHHGGDHGGGGHHHGGGGHHHGGDHGGGGHHHGGDHGGGGHHHGGDHGGGGGHYGGDGGGGGGGGFAF, from the coding sequence ATGGCATTTGATCATTTAACTGACGCGGGTTTGAAAATTAAGGCCGTCGCCGTCCGGCTAAAGCGTGCTTGGACAAAGAGACGAAAAGATCGAGGCGATGGTGGTGACGGTGGCGGTGGAGAAGATGGAGGTGGAGGTGCAGATATTGATGGCAACAGCGGAGGGGGATTAGAAGCCGGTGGTCATGGTGACCACAACGGCGGAGGACATCACGACGGTGGCGGGTATCACGGCGGCGGAGGGTATCATCACGGCGGCGATCACGGCGGTGGAGGACATCATCACGGCGGCGGAGGGCACCATCACGGCGGCGATCACGGCGGCGGAGGGCATCATCACGGCGGCGATCACGGCGGTGGAGGACATCATCACGGCGGCGATCACGGCGGTGGCGGAGGGCATTACGGCGgcgacggtggtggtggtggtggtggtggatttGCATTTTGA
- the LOC130993049 gene encoding glycine-rich protein DOT1-like: MAFKLYLIEAGLKIKAFVVKLKRHWGRRRNDRGGGRRGGGGGRRGGREDGGGGGDGGVDAGGDGGGDIDDNSRGHHQGGHGGHNREGHHDGGGHHGGGGHHYGGYHGGGGHHYGGHHGGGGHNDGGGHHYGGDHGGGGHHYGGHYGGDHGGGGGHYGGDHGSGDGDGF, encoded by the coding sequence ATggcatttaaactctatttaaTTGAAGCAGGTTTGAAAATCAAGGCCTTCGTCGTCAAGCTAAAGCGTCATTGGGGAAGGAGACGAAATGATCGAGGCGGTGGCCGTCGCGGAGGCGGAGGTGGCCGTCGCGGTGGCAGAGAagatggaggtggaggtggagatgGTGGTGTAGATGCAGGTGGAGATGGTGGTGGAGATATTGATGACAACAGTAGAGGACATCACCAAGGTGGTCATGGTGGCCACAACCGCGAAGGACATCACGACGGTGGCGGGCATCATGGCGGCGGAGGGCATCATTACGGCGGGTATCACGGCGGCGGAGGGCATCATTACGGCGGGCATCACGGCGGCGGAGGGCATAATGATGGCGGAGGGCATCATTATGGTGGCGATCACGGCGGCGGAGGGCATCATTACGGCGGGCATTATGGCGGTGAtcacggcggcggcggagggcaTTATGGCGGAGATCACGGCAGTGGCGATGGCGATGGATTTTGA
- the LOC130991630 gene encoding uncharacterized protein LOC130991630 isoform X1 produces the protein MENSGAGGEVNKEAADYHVTQSRSRLESEAESVGRMSTNTAANPEPSTLPTDLTLQIPPRPGNFSKSRSGKGFLQSISFKKMKAVSEGERSSLLSSDSKAPPPGSPTFSDISPWPKCASVPVTPASYLSPRTLSERQRTHEAAARVAVSRSLSVPGRRSYFIVRSLSLNSCENQASNSNSDQLSPASVHDDQEIPEEEAVCRICFDTCEERNTLKMECLCKGALKLVHRECAIKWFRIRGNRNCDVCGNEVANLPVTLLRVAPPAQRDTGELSTQQSISAWQDFVVLVLITTICYFFFFEQLLTEDMKTEALMISAPFAFTLGLTSSIFAIVVALKEYAWTYAALEFALVALVLHIFYSLLHFSAIYAILIASFLGLGTAVLLNTIYTRFCCWRSRDTQPSEPV, from the exons ATGGAAAATTCAGGAGCTGGTGGTGAGGTGAATAAAGAAGCAGCTGATTATCATGTAACGCAGAGCCGTTCAAGATTAGAATCAGAG GCTGAATCTGTTGGTAGAATGTCCACAAATACGGCTGCTAATCCAGAGCCAAGTACACTGCCTACAGATCTAACTCTTCAAATACCCCCAAGGCCGGGGAATTTCTCAAAAAGTCGCAGTGGCAAGGGCTTCCTTCAGTCGATCAGCTTTAAAAAGATGAAAGCTGTTTCGGAGGGTGAAAGAAGCTCTCTTCTCAGTTCAGATTCTAAGGCACCTCCCCCAGGAAGCCCCACCTTTTCAGATATCTCGCCTTGGCCAAAGTGCGCCTCCGTTCCAGTAACGCCTGCCTCGTACTTGTCCCCTAGGACACTCAGTGAAAGGCAAAGAACACAT GAAGCTGCGGCTAGAGTTGCTGTTTCGAGGTCACTCTCTGTGCCAGGGAGGAGGAGTTACTTCATCGTGAGATCTTTATCGTTAAACTCCTGCGAAAACCAAGCTTCAAATAGTAATAGCG ATCAATTAAGTCCTGCTTCTGTCcacgacgatcaagagattccCGAAGAGGAAGCTGTGTGCAGGATCTGTTTCGACACCTGTGAAGAAAGAAATACACTGAAGATGGAGTGCCTTTGTAAAGGAGCACTCAAACTTGTTCACCGAGAATGTGCAATCAAATGGTTTCGCATAAGAGGCAACAGAAACTGCGACGTCTGTGGTAACGAAGTCGCAAATCTACCCGTCACTTTGCTTCGAGTAGCGCCACCTGCTCAAAGAGACACCGGAGAATTGAGCACACAGCAATCCATAAG TGCCTGGCAAGATTTTGTGGTGCTCGTGTTGATTACCACGATAtgctacttcttcttcttcgagcAGCTACTG ACCGAGGATATGAAAACCGAAGCACTTATGATTTCTGCACCATTTGCTTTCACTTTGGGTCTCACTTCGTCGATTTTTGCTATTGTTGTTG CACTGAAAGAGTATGCATGGACTTACGCAGCGCTTGAATTCGCTCTTGTGGCCTTGGTTCTCCACATTTTCTATTCTTTG CTTCACTTTTCAGCAATTTACGCCATCCTGATTGCGTCGTTCTTAGGGCTTGGAACGGCTGTGCTCCTCAACACTATATACACACGGTTTTGCTGCTGGCGGTCTCGAGACACCCAGCCCTCCGAGCCAGTGTGA
- the LOC130991630 gene encoding uncharacterized protein LOC130991630 isoform X2 gives MTIFDAESVGRMSTNTAANPEPSTLPTDLTLQIPPRPGNFSKSRSGKGFLQSISFKKMKAVSEGERSSLLSSDSKAPPPGSPTFSDISPWPKCASVPVTPASYLSPRTLSERQRTHEAAARVAVSRSLSVPGRRSYFIVRSLSLNSCENQASNSNSDQLSPASVHDDQEIPEEEAVCRICFDTCEERNTLKMECLCKGALKLVHRECAIKWFRIRGNRNCDVCGNEVANLPVTLLRVAPPAQRDTGELSTQQSISAWQDFVVLVLITTICYFFFFEQLLTEDMKTEALMISAPFAFTLGLTSSIFAIVVALKEYAWTYAALEFALVALVLHIFYSLLHFSAIYAILIASFLGLGTAVLLNTIYTRFCCWRSRDTQPSEPV, from the exons ATGACAATTTTTGAT GCTGAATCTGTTGGTAGAATGTCCACAAATACGGCTGCTAATCCAGAGCCAAGTACACTGCCTACAGATCTAACTCTTCAAATACCCCCAAGGCCGGGGAATTTCTCAAAAAGTCGCAGTGGCAAGGGCTTCCTTCAGTCGATCAGCTTTAAAAAGATGAAAGCTGTTTCGGAGGGTGAAAGAAGCTCTCTTCTCAGTTCAGATTCTAAGGCACCTCCCCCAGGAAGCCCCACCTTTTCAGATATCTCGCCTTGGCCAAAGTGCGCCTCCGTTCCAGTAACGCCTGCCTCGTACTTGTCCCCTAGGACACTCAGTGAAAGGCAAAGAACACAT GAAGCTGCGGCTAGAGTTGCTGTTTCGAGGTCACTCTCTGTGCCAGGGAGGAGGAGTTACTTCATCGTGAGATCTTTATCGTTAAACTCCTGCGAAAACCAAGCTTCAAATAGTAATAGCG ATCAATTAAGTCCTGCTTCTGTCcacgacgatcaagagattccCGAAGAGGAAGCTGTGTGCAGGATCTGTTTCGACACCTGTGAAGAAAGAAATACACTGAAGATGGAGTGCCTTTGTAAAGGAGCACTCAAACTTGTTCACCGAGAATGTGCAATCAAATGGTTTCGCATAAGAGGCAACAGAAACTGCGACGTCTGTGGTAACGAAGTCGCAAATCTACCCGTCACTTTGCTTCGAGTAGCGCCACCTGCTCAAAGAGACACCGGAGAATTGAGCACACAGCAATCCATAAG TGCCTGGCAAGATTTTGTGGTGCTCGTGTTGATTACCACGATAtgctacttcttcttcttcgagcAGCTACTG ACCGAGGATATGAAAACCGAAGCACTTATGATTTCTGCACCATTTGCTTTCACTTTGGGTCTCACTTCGTCGATTTTTGCTATTGTTGTTG CACTGAAAGAGTATGCATGGACTTACGCAGCGCTTGAATTCGCTCTTGTGGCCTTGGTTCTCCACATTTTCTATTCTTTG CTTCACTTTTCAGCAATTTACGCCATCCTGATTGCGTCGTTCTTAGGGCTTGGAACGGCTGTGCTCCTCAACACTATATACACACGGTTTTGCTGCTGGCGGTCTCGAGACACCCAGCCCTCCGAGCCAGTGTGA
- the LOC130991629 gene encoding pentatricopeptide repeat-containing protein At2g36980, mitochondrial, protein MRSHLVQITSKITAFAKSGSISLARKLFDELPHRDTIAWNAMVSGYLHLSLYQEARSLFNLMRSNNVKPDHFTCTAALSTCAALKDDKSGQMLHALAVVSGCNLFMPVNNALIDMYGKCLRAQEANAVFSEMGCRNEVSWCSLLFAYTNAGLLDVSCRVFYDMPVKVVVAWNTIIAGYAKWGEVEWCLWVFKKMLEESCSPDQWTLSAVMNACGETSEPCYVRMLHCFVIKSGWSSAVEVNNSALSFYANFGEKHEVLEAVRAVGMCSDVSWNAIIDAYMKIGDLQEALLAFQRMPEKNLISWTSMISGYMRNGRGECALALFVDLMRSGIRPDDVALGATLHACSNLATLGHGRMVHGCVIQYGFHAHAYVGNGLVNMYGKCGDICSSYVAFTDIAKKDLISWNTMLFAFGLHGHSIQALRVFEEMVASGMKPDNVTFIGLLMTCNHLGLINEGLFFFESMASCYDVSPEIEHVACVVDMLGRAGELERAKEIADKYAESSVGSLEALFGSYLSQGYVKMGAGIAERLHLLKPGDEMSYVMLSNMYSAGGQWRQVEALRKAMADRGIKKMPGCSWVEVRNRVVAFVAGSSNSCLCKEDVHMMLSILGCDMRFPMSFPSCWDGIT, encoded by the coding sequence ATGCGTTCACACCTGGTGCAGATCACTTCCAAGATTACAGCCTTCGCAAAATCAGGCAGCATATCGCTTGCTCGCAAACTGTTCGACGAATTGCCCCACAGAGACACCATCGCATGGAACGCAATGGTGAGCGGATATTTGCATCTGTCCCTCTATCAAGAAGCTCGATCGTTGTTTAATCTCATGAGATCGAACAACGTCAAGCCCGATCACTTCACGTGCACTGCGGCATTGAGCACGTGCGCTGCGTTGAAAGATGACAAATCCGGCCAAATGCTTCACGCTCTTGCTGTTGTTTCAGGCTGCAATCTGTTCATGCCTGTGAACAATGCGCTCATCGATATGTACGGGAAATGCCTGAGAGCTCAAGAGGCGAATGCAGTGTTTTCAGAAATGGGGTGTAGGAACGAGGTCTCATGGTGCTCGTTGCTCTTTGCTTACACGAATGCCGGCCTTCTTGATGTATCGTGTCGTGTTTTTTATGACATGCCGGTGAAAGTGGTTGTAGCGTGGAATACTATCATTGCTGGTTATGCAAAGTGGGGAGAAGTCGAGTGGTGTCTGTGGGTTTTCAAGAAGATGTTGGAGGAATCTTGCAGCCCTGATCAGTGGACGTTGAGTGCAGTTATGAATGCTTGTGGTGAGACGAGCGAGCCGTGTTATGTCCGTATGCTGCATTGTTTTGTCATCAAAAGTGGCTGGAGTTCTGCGGTGGAGGTTAACAATTCGGCTCTTAGTTTCTATGCCAACTTTGGTGAAAAGCATGAGGTTCTTGAAGCTGTCCGGGCTGTTGGGATGTGTAGTGATGTCTCGTGGAATGCAATCATCGATGCTTATATGAAGATAGGTGATCTTCAAGAAGCCCTTCTTGCGTTTCAGCGTATGCCTGAGAAGAATCTTATTTCGTGGACATCAATGATCTCTGGATACATGAGAAACGGGCGTGGAGAGTGCGCTTTGGCCCTTTTTGTTGATCTGATGAGAAGTGGAATTAGGCCGGATGATGTTGCGCTGGGTGCTACTTTACATGCTTGCTCGAACTTGGCAACGCTAGGCCATGGTAGGATGGTTCATGGCTGTGTGATTCAATATGGTTTCCATGCTCACGCCTACGTTGGCAATGGCTTGGTGAACATGTATGGCAAATGTGGGGACATTTGCAGCTCATATGTAGCTTTTACTGATATAGCTAAAAAGGATTTGATCTCGTGGAACACAATGTTGTTTGCATTTGGATTACACGGGCACTCGATCCAAGCTCTACGCGTTTTTGAAGAAATGGTGGCTTCTGGGATGAAGCCAGACAATGTGACTTTCATAGGTCTACTGATGACTTGTAACCACTTGGGCCTGATCAATGAGGGGCTCTTCTTTTTCGAGTCAATGGCTTCGTGCTATGATGTTTCTCCTGAAATTGAGCACGTGGCCTGCGTGGTGGATATGCTAGGAAGGGCCGGGGAGCTGGAGAGAGCAAAAGAAATAGCAGATAAATATGCAGAGTCGAGTGTTGGCTCGTTGGAGGCTCTTTTTGGGTCATACTTGTCTCAGGGTTATGTTAAGATGGGTGCGGGGATAGCAGAACGGCTGCATCTGCTGAAGCCCGGTGACGAGATGAGCTACGTGATGCTGTCGAACATGTATTCAGCTGGCGGGCAGTGGAGACAGGTGGAGGCTCTGAGGAAGGCAATGGCTGACCGTGGCATCAAGAAAATGCCCGGCTGCAGCTGGGTTGAAGTGAGGAATCGGGTTGTGGCTTTCGTTGCTGGGAGCAGCAACTCTTGCTTGTGCAAGGAAGATGTGCATATGATGCTATCTATTCTTGGATGTGATATGAGATTTCCCATGTCTTTTCCTTCTTGCTGGGATGGGATTACATAG